One Triticum dicoccoides isolate Atlit2015 ecotype Zavitan chromosome 5B, WEW_v2.0, whole genome shotgun sequence genomic window carries:
- the LOC119312302 gene encoding uncharacterized protein LOC119312302, which yields MFVATIVARESKEETAMATEVAPEPEEKTVVFPDWVMLDRSGRTHSHADLDAAREAANKKKTAVEVVTATGHRCFLSFALSDPPEVSYLDLEWPREGSVEPVVPSRLPAYPYVRATDEDLVLFEINIPSQPHDLPSDLFVYTAGRTPSVDQLPLYTEPMVSPFLMSKFTTGILRLPDNSYIVSDLKVYQKKNGPDNYSMFVELYVFNSKTKEWKRFPEMPAPQPQDESNTQFPILWSTKEVLAFGHRFLCCVDYLSGVLLCDFSNLESPVLHFVPFPGGDGYSEKLQVMPFLGGKENSKKAQMAKCLAVRFRRVSVSQGMMHFVRIDGWRPPLERIQGQQQPLQKITVWTLDIGDGSKFKWKIHWGINLDLLWAQDGFHALDIPRCLPQFPVVCANNPDALCCLLRKDELSRQPWMIMVDMNQEDLQPSTKYINQQPYNVACVNEKKPMEAHQIFFSNVPLLPTVFSKYLVRPTVIPRDNKLKLAASSSEEIMPITGESLSLQCEFQDLKTDDPAWNLLLVGHTKDGICPECHGNVMG from the exons ATGTTCGTAGCCACCATAGTCGCGCGAGAGTCGAAGGAGGAGACCGCCATGGCCACCGAAGTCGCGCCAGAGCCAGAGGAGAAGACCGTCGTCTTCCCCGATTGGGTGATGCTGGATCGCTCCGGCCGCACCCACAGCCATGCCGACCTAGACGCTGCACGTGAGGCGGCCAATAAGAAGAAGACCGCCGTTGAAGTCGTCACGGCCACCGGCCACCGCTGCTTCTTGTCCTTCGCCCTCTCGGATCCTCCAGAGGTCTCTTACCTCGATCTCGAGTGGCCGCGGGAAGGCTCAGTCGAACCCGTGGTCCCCTCCCGCCTGCCCGCGTATCCCTACGTCCGGGCAACTGACGAGGACCTCGTCCTCTTCGAAATCAACATCCCAAGCCAGCCCCACGACTTGCCGTCAGATCTGTTCGTCTACACAGCTGGTCGTACCCCCTCGGTGGATCAGCTCCCTCTGTACACTGAGCCCATGGTAAGCCCGTTTCTGATGTCAAAATTCACCACAGGCATCCTGCGCCTCCCGGACAACAGCTACATCGTTTCCGACCTCAAGGTCTACCAGAAAAAGAATGGCCCTGACAATTATTCCATGTTTGTCGAGCTCTACGTCTTCAACTCCAAGACCAAAGAGTGGAAACGCTTCCCCGAGATGCCTGCCCCCCAGCCGCAAGACGAGAGCAATACCCAGTTCCCCATCCTCTGGTCAACTAAGGAGGTGCTTGCTTTCGGCCACAGGTTCCTCTGCTGTGTCGACTACTTGAGCGGTGTCCTGCTATGCGACTTCTCCAATTTAGAGTCCCCGGTGCTCCACTTCGTGCCTTTCCCTGGAGGAGATGGGTACTCTGAGAAGCTACAGGTCATGCCTTTCCTTGGAGGAAAAGAGAACTCTAAGAAGGCACAGATGGCAAAGTGCTTAGCGGTGAGATTCCGACGTGTGTCCGTCAGCCAAGGCATGATGCACTTTGTCCGCATTGATGGCTGGCGTCCGCCTCTTGAGAGAATCCAAGGGCAGCAGCAGCCTCTCCAAAAGATCACAGTATGGACTTTGGATATCGGGGATGGTAGCAAGTTCAAGTGGAAGATTCATTGGGGGATCAACCTGGATCTTCTCTGGGCGCAAGATGGTTTCCATGCTCTGGACATACCTCGCTGTCTTCCCCAGTTCCCAGTCGTCTGTGCGAACAATCCGGACGCCCTATGCTGCCTGTTGAGGAAAGATGAACTTTCTCGACAGCCGTGGATGATCATGGTTGACATGAACCAGGAAGATCTGCAGCCATCTACTAAATATATCAATCAGCAGCCCTACAATGTTGCGTGCGTGAATGAGAAAAAACCCATGGAAGCTCACCAAATCTTCTTTTCTAATGTGCCCCTACTTCCAACTGTCTTCTCCAAATACCTTGTAAGGCCAACAG TGATACCCCGGGACAACAAGCTCAAGCTCGCAGCTAGCTCTTCAGAGGAGATTATGCCCATAACTGGAGAAAGCTTAAGTTTGCAATGTGAATTCCAAGACCTGAAAACTGATGACCCGGCTTGGAACCTTCTTCTGGTTGGTCACACAAAAGATGGTATTTGTCCTGAATGTCATGGGAATGTCATGGGATGA